From a single Eleginops maclovinus isolate JMC-PN-2008 ecotype Puerto Natales chromosome 20, JC_Emac_rtc_rv5, whole genome shotgun sequence genomic region:
- the LOC134882795 gene encoding keratin, type II cytoskeletal 8-like, whose amino-acid sequence MTSRKSYSVSSSSNLRRSMAPSTFAVQRTSYGVGSSAGGAFGAGAGSGFSSSGGYNGGFSSASSGGYGFRSSQAGVLMGTPITAVTVNQSLLTPLNLAIDPNIQSVRTHEKEQIKTLNNRFASFIDKVRFLEQQNKMLETKWSLLQDQTTTRSNIDSMFEAYIANLRRQLDGLGNEKVKLEGELRNMQGLVEDFKNKYEDEINKRAAAENEFVLLKKDVDGAYMNKVELEAKADALQDEINFLRAVYEAELRELQGQIKDTSVIVEMDNSRNLDMDSIVAEVRAQYEDIANRSKAEAEGWYKQKYEEMQSSAGQYGDDLRSTKAEISELNRMIARLQNEIEAVKGQRASLEAQIAEAEERGEIAVKDAKHRIKDLEDALQRAKQDMARQVREYQELMNVKLALDIEIATYRKLLEGEEDRLTSGGASATIHVQQSSSGGLSSANSGFGYGGGYGNSMSGSYSGGGYSGGYGGSIKTSTKQTTSSSRRY is encoded by the exons ATGACGTCCAGGAAGTCATACTCAGTCTCCAGCTCTTCTAACTTGAGGAGGTCCATGGCACCAAGCACCTTCGCCGTACAAAGAACCAGTTACGGTGTTGGTTCTAGTGCTGGAGGTGCTTTCGGTGCAGGAGCTGGTTCAGGTTTTAGTTCAAGCGGAGGTTATAATGGAGGTTTTAGTTCAGCTAGTTCTGGTGGTTATGGCTTTCGTTCTAGCCAAGCAGGAGTCCTCATGGGCACACCGATCACAGCTGTCACAGTCAACCAGAGCCTGCTGACCCCTCTGAACCTTGCTATTGACCCCAACATCCAGTCTGTTCGCACCCATGAGAAGGAGCAGATCAAGACCCTCAACAACCGCTTTGCTTCCTTCATCGACAAG GTCCGGTTCCTGGAGCAGCAGAACAAGATGCTGGAGACCAAATGGAGCCTCCTGCAGGACCAGACCACAACCCGCTCCAACATCGATAGCATGTTCGAGGCTTACATCGCCAACCTGCGCAGACAGCTTGACGGACTGGGCAATGAGAAGGTCAAGCTGGAGGGAGAGCTGAGGAACATGCAGGGTCTGGTTGAGGACTTCAAGAATAA GTATGAAGATGAAATCAACAAACGTGCAGCTGCAGAGAACGAGTTTGTGCTCTTGAAGAAG GATGTTGATGGTGCCTACATGAACAAGGTGGAGCTGGAAGCCAAGGCTGATGCTCTTCAGGATGAAATCAACTTCCTCAGGGCCGTCTATGAGGCT GAACTTCGTGAGCTTCAGGGCCAGATCAAGGACACCTCCGTCATCGTGGAGATGGACAACAGCCGTAACCTGGATATGGACTCCATTGTGGCTGAAGTGCGTGCTCAGTATGAGGACATTGCCAACCGCAGCAAGGCTGAAGCAGAGGGCTGGTACAAACAGAAG TATGAGGAGATGCAGAGCTCTGCCGGACAGTATGGTGACGACCTGCGCTCAACAAAGGCCGAGATTTCTGAGCTGAACCGCATGATTGCCCGTCTTCAGAATGAGATTGAGGCTGTCAAGGGACAG AGGGCCAGTCTTGAGGCACAGATTGCAGAGGCTGAGGAGCGTGGTGAGATAGCAGTGAAAGATGCCAAACACCGCATCAAAGACCTGGAGGATGCTCTGCAGAGAGCCAAGCAGGACATGGCCCGCCAGGTGCGCGAATACCAGGAGCTGATGAACGTCAAGCTGGCCCTGGACATCGAAATTGCCACCTACAGGAAACTGCTcgaaggagaggaggacag ACTGACCAGCGGAGGAGCAAGTGCAACCATCCATGTGCAGCAGTCCTCTAGTGGTG GGCTGTCCAGTGCCAACTCTGGATTTGGCTATGGTGGCGGCTACGGAAACAGCATGAGTGGCAGCTACAGTGGTGGTGGCTACAGTGGTGGCTACGGTGGCAGCATCAAAACTTCCACAAAGCAAACTACATCCAGCTCCAgaagatattaa
- the LOC134882796 gene encoding intermediate filament protein ON3-like — protein sequence MMSRKSYSVSGSSTGSLRSSFSPISYSVQKSSYAVGSGAGAGFGSGFGSGAGAGAGLGSSGIYGISSSQAGGNYSAPLITAVQVNKSLLAPLNLNIDPTIQAVRTHEKEQIKTLNNRFASFIDKVRFLEQQNKMLETKWSLLQDQTTASSNIDSMYEAYITNLRRQFDGLGNEKVKLEGELRNMQGLVEDFKNKYEDEINKRANAENEFVVLKKDVDGAYMNKVELEVKADALQDEINFLSAVYEAELRELQSQIKDTSVIVEMDNSRKLDMDSIVAEVRAQYEDIANRGKAEAEGWYKQKYEEMQTSAGQYGDDLRSTKAEISELNRMIARLQNEIEAVKGQRASLESQILEAEERGELAVKDAKLRIRDLENALQRAKQDMARQVREYQELMNVKLALDIEIATYRKLLEGEEDRLTSGGASATIHVQQSSGGGLSSANSGYGGGYGGGFSSSSGYGSGSIKKSSVATTNSTRLI from the exons ATGATGTCCCGGAAGTCATACTCAGTCTCTGGCTCTTCTACTGGCAGCTTAAGAAGTTCCTTTTCACCAATCAGCTACTCTGTACAAAAATCCAGTTATGCTGTTGGTTCTGGTGCTGGCGCTGGTTTTGGTTCAGGTTTTGGTTcaggtgcaggtgcaggtgCAGGTTTAGGTAGTTCTGGCATTTATGGCATTAGCTCTAGCCAAGCAGGAGGCAACTACAGCGCTCCACTGATCACTGCTGTCCAGGTCAACAAGAGCCTGCTGGCCCCTCTGAACCTTAATATTGACCCCACAATCCAAGCTGTCCGCACCCATGAAAAGGAGCAGATCAAGACCCTCAACAACCGCTTTGCTTCCTTCATCGACAAG GTCCGGTTCTTGGAACAGCAGAACAAGATGCTGGAGACCAAATGGAGCCTCCTGCAGGACCAGACCACAGCCAGCTCCAACATCGATAGCATGTACGAGGCTTACATTACCAACCTGCGTAGACAGTTCGACGGACTGGGCAATGAGAAGGTCAAGTTGGAGGGAGAGCTGAGGAACATGCAGGGTCTGGTTGAGGACTTCAAGAATAA GTATGAAGATGAAATCAACAAACGTGCAAATGCAGAGAACGAGTTTGTGGTCTTGAAGAAG GATGTTGATGGTGCCTACATGAACAAGGTGGAGCTGGAAGTCAAGGCTGATGCTCTTCAGGACGAGATCAACTTCCTCAGTGCCGTCTATGAGGCT GAGCTTCGTGAGCTGCAGAGCCAGATCAAGGACACCTCCGTCATCGTGGAGATGGACAACAGCCGTAAACTGGATATGGACTCCATTGTGGCTGAAGTGCGTGCTCAGTATGAGGACATTGCCAACCGCGGCAAGGCTGAAGCAGAGGGTTGGTACAAACAGAAG TATGAGGAGATGCAGACCTCTGCCGGACAGTATGGTGACGACCTGCGCTCAACAAAGGCTGAGATTTCTGAGCTGAACCGCATGATCGCCCGTCTTCAGAATGAGATTGAGGCTGTCAAGGGACAG AGGGCCAGTCTTGAGTCTCAGATCTTAGAGGCTGAGGAGCGTGGTGAGCTGGCAGTGAAAGATGCCAAACTCCGCATCAGAGACCTGGAGAATGCTCTGCAGAGAGCCAAGCAGGACATGGCCCGCCAGGTGCGTGAATACCAGGAGCTGATGAACGTCAAGCTGGCCCTGGACATCGAAATAGCCACCTACAGGAAACTGCTcgaaggagaggaggacag ACTGACCAGCGGAGGAGCAAGTGCAACCATCCATGTGCAGCAGTCCTCTGGTGGTG GATTGTCCAGTGCCAACTCAGGTTACGGTGGCGGCTACGGTGGtggcttcagcagcagcagtggttaTGGCAGTGGCTCGATTAAAAAGTCCTCAGTCGCTACAACCAATTCCACGAgacttatttaa
- the LOC134882807 gene encoding LOW QUALITY PROTEIN: intermediate filament protein ON3-like (The sequence of the model RefSeq protein was modified relative to this genomic sequence to represent the inferred CDS: inserted 2 bases in 1 codon), whose protein sequence is MMSRKSYSVSGSSTGSLRSSFSPISYSVQKSSYAVGSGAGAGFGSGFGXGAGAGAGLGSSGIYGISSSQAGGNYSAPLITAVQVNKSLLAPLNLNIDPTIQAVRTHEKEQIKTLNNRFASFIDKVRFLEQQNKMLETKWSLLQDQTTASSNIDSMYEAYITNLRRQFDGLGNEKVRLEGELRNMQGLVEDFKNKYEDEINKRANAENEFVVLKKDVDGAYMNTVELEAKVDALQDEINFLSAVYEAELRELQSQIKDTSVIVEMDNRRNLDMDSIVAEVRAQYEDIANRGKAEAEGWYKQKYEEMQTSAGEYGDDLRSTKAEISELNRMIARLQNEIEAVKGQRASLESQILEAEERGELAVKDAKLRIRDLENALQRAKQDMARQVREYQELMNVKLALDIEIATYRKLLEGEEDSGGASATIHVQQSSGGLSSANSGYGGGYGGGFSSSSGYGSGSMKKSSVATTNSTRLI, encoded by the exons ATGATGTCCCGGAAGTCATACTCAGTCTCTGGCTCTTCTACTGGCAGCTTAAGAAGTTCCTTTTCACCAATCAGCTACTCTGTACAAAAATCCAGTTATGCTGTTGGTTCTGGTGCTGGCGCTGGTTTTGGTTCAGGTTTTGG AGGTGCAGGTGCAGGTGCAGGTTTAGGTAGTTCTGGCATTTATGGCATTAGCTCTAGCCAAGCAGGAGGCAACTACAGCGCTCCACTGATCACTGCTGTCCAGGTCAACAAGAGCCTGCTGGCCCCTCTGAACCTTAATATTGACCCCACAATCCAAGCTGTCCGCACCCATGAAAAGGAGCAGATCAAGACCCTCAACAACCGCTTTGCTTCCTTCATCGACAAG GTCCGGTTCCTGGAACAGCAGAACAAGATGCTGGAGACCAAATGGAGCCTCCTGCAGGACCAGACCACAGCCAGCTCCAACATCGATAGCATGTACGAGGCTTACATTACCAACCTGCGTAGACAGTTCGACGGACTGGGCAATGAGAAAGTCAGGTTGGAGGGAGAGCTGAGGAACATGCAGGGTCTGGTTGAGGACTTCAAGAATAA GTATGAAGATGAAATCAACAAACGTGCAAATGCAGAGAACGAGTTTGTGGTCTTGAAGAAG GATGTTGATGGTGCCTACATGAACACAGTGGAGCTGGAAGCCAAGGTTGATGCTCTTCAGGACGAGATCAACTTCCTCAGTGCCGTCTATGAGGCT GAGCTTCGTGAGCTGCAGAGCCAGATCAAGGACACCTCCGTCATCGTGGAGATGGACAACCGCCGTAACCTGGATATGGACTCCATTGTGGCTGAAGTGCGTGCTCAGTATGAGGACATTGCCAACCGCGGCAAGGCTGAAGCAGAGGGCTGGTACAAACAGAAG TATGAGGAGATGCAGACCTCTGCCGGAGAGTATGGTGACGACCTGCGCTCAACAAAGGCTGAGATTTCTGAACTGAACCGCATGATTGCCCGTCTTCAGAATGAGATTGAGGCTGTCAAGGGACAG AGGGCCAGTCTTGAGTCTCAGATCTTAGAGGCTGAGGAGCGTGGTGAGCTGGCAGTGAAAGATGCCAAACTCCGCATCAGAGACCTGGAGAATGCTCTGCAGAGAGCCAAGCAGGACATGGCCCGCCAGGTGCGTGAATACCAGGAGCTGATGAACGTCAAGCTGGCCCTGGACATCGAAATAGCCACCTACAGGAAACTGCttgaaggagaggaggacag CGGAGGAGCAAGTGCAACCATCCATGTGCAGCAGTCCTCTGGTG GATTGTCCAGTGCCAACTCAGGTTACGGTGGCGGCTACGGTGGtggcttcagcagcagcagtggttaTGGCAGTGGCTCGATGAAAAAGTCCTCAGTCGCTACAACCAATTCCACGAgacttatttaa